In Polaribacter sp. Hel_I_88, the following proteins share a genomic window:
- a CDS encoding O-acetylhomoserine aminocarboxypropyltransferase/cysteine synthase family protein — protein MSTLQLATNALHAGHDVKANGGTRAVPIYQSTAYVFNNSEHAANLFSLKELGFIYTRLNNPTNQILQDRLAAVEGGIGAVVFASGTAAIATGLLTLLKTGDHIVASSSLYGGTYNLLNVTLPRFGITTTFVDASNPENFGKAVQDNTRAIFIESLGNPKLDVLDLEAISAQAKKAEVPFIVDNTVATPALLNPIKHGADLVIHSLTKYISGQGTSLGGAIIDAGTFNWANGKFPEFTEPSAGYHGLKYYETLGAASFIFKLILEGLRDFGGALSPTNAFNIIQGLETLPVRIKQHSTNALALAKWLEEQDEVAWVNYPGLGSSKYKSLSDKYLPKGQSGIVTFGPKKGFEAAKVIADTTKLFSLLANIGDTKSLIIHPASTTHQQLDEAQQNSAGVSQDLIRLSVGIEDLEDLKADLKEAFSKI, from the coding sequence ATGAGTACATTACAATTAGCAACAAACGCATTACATGCAGGGCATGATGTAAAAGCAAATGGAGGAACAAGAGCAGTTCCTATTTATCAATCTACAGCGTATGTTTTTAACAATTCAGAGCACGCAGCAAACTTATTTTCTTTAAAAGAATTAGGGTTTATTTACACACGTTTAAACAACCCAACAAACCAAATTTTACAAGATCGTTTAGCGGCTGTAGAAGGTGGAATTGGAGCCGTTGTTTTTGCTTCTGGAACTGCAGCAATTGCTACAGGTTTGTTAACGCTTTTAAAAACGGGAGATCATATTGTAGCATCCAGCAGTTTGTATGGTGGAACCTATAACTTGTTAAATGTTACCTTACCAAGATTTGGAATTACAACCACTTTCGTAGATGCTTCTAATCCAGAAAATTTTGGAAAAGCTGTGCAAGATAATACAAGAGCAATCTTTATTGAATCTTTAGGAAATCCGAAGTTAGATGTATTAGATTTAGAAGCAATTTCTGCACAAGCAAAAAAAGCTGAAGTACCTTTTATTGTTGATAATACTGTAGCAACTCCAGCTTTATTAAATCCAATAAAACATGGTGCAGATTTAGTAATTCATTCACTTACAAAATATATTAGTGGACAAGGAACTTCTTTAGGAGGCGCAATTATTGATGCAGGAACTTTTAACTGGGCAAATGGAAAATTCCCTGAGTTTACAGAACCTTCTGCAGGATATCATGGTTTAAAATACTATGAAACTTTAGGTGCAGCTTCTTTTATTTTTAAATTGATATTAGAAGGCTTACGTGATTTTGGAGGAGCATTAAGTCCAACAAATGCGTTTAATATTATTCAAGGTTTGGAAACTTTACCAGTTAGAATTAAACAACATTCAACAAATGCGTTGGCATTAGCAAAATGGTTGGAAGAGCAAGATGAAGTTGCTTGGGTAAATTATCCTGGTTTAGGAAGTAGTAAATACAAATCTTTATCAGATAAATATTTACCAAAAGGACAAAGTGGCATTGTAACTTTTGGACCTAAAAAAGGTTTTGAAGCTGCAAAAGTAATTGCAGATACAACAAAACTCTTTTCTTTATTGGCAAATATTGGTGATACAAAATCCCTAATTATTCATCCAGCAAGTACAACTCATCAACAGTTAGATGAAGCACAGCAAAATAGTGCAGGTGTTAGTCAAGATTTAATTCGTTTGTCTGTTGGTATTGAAGATTTAGAAGATTTAAAAGCAGATTTAAAAGAGGCTTTTTCTAAAATATAA
- the metK gene encoding methionine adenosyltransferase — protein sequence MSYLFTSESVSEGHPDKVADQISDALIDNFLAFDKNSKVACETLVTTGQVILAGEVKSDTYLDVQQIAREVINKIGYTKSEYMFDGNSCGILSAIHEQSPDINQGVDKSNPEEQGAGDQGMMFGYATDETENYMPLALELSHRLLIELALLRRENNEIDYLRPDAKSQVTIEYSDDNVPQGIDAIVISTQHDDFVKPSSNSKEDKKIAEDKMLAKINADIKSILIPRVIAKLPENLQKLFTDNITYHINPTGVFVIGGPHGDTGLTGRKIIVDTYGGKGAHGGGAFSGKDPSKVDRSGAYATRHIAKNLVAAGLCKEVLVQVSYAIGVAKPTSINVETYGTATINKTDGEISKIVETIFDMRPYFIEKRLKLRTPIYAETAAYGHMGRTPEVKTVTFSNPMGETVSEEVETFTWEKLDYVDTIKEAFKL from the coding sequence ATGTCATATTTATTTACTTCAGAAAGTGTTTCTGAAGGACACCCAGATAAAGTTGCGGATCAGATTTCTGATGCTTTAATTGATAATTTTTTAGCTTTTGATAAAAACAGTAAAGTTGCTTGTGAAACGCTGGTAACTACTGGTCAAGTTATTTTGGCTGGTGAAGTAAAATCGGATACTTATTTAGATGTTCAGCAAATTGCAAGAGAAGTCATCAATAAAATTGGCTACACAAAAAGCGAATATATGTTTGATGGAAATTCTTGTGGAATTTTATCTGCAATTCACGAACAATCTCCAGATATTAACCAAGGAGTTGATAAATCTAATCCTGAAGAACAAGGTGCAGGAGATCAAGGAATGATGTTTGGGTATGCAACTGATGAGACTGAAAACTACATGCCTTTGGCATTGGAATTGTCTCACAGATTGTTAATTGAATTGGCGCTTTTAAGAAGAGAAAACAACGAAATTGATTATTTAAGACCAGATGCAAAAAGCCAGGTAACTATTGAATACTCAGACGATAACGTTCCTCAAGGAATTGATGCGATTGTAATTTCTACACAACACGATGATTTTGTAAAACCGTCATCAAACAGTAAAGAAGATAAAAAAATTGCAGAAGATAAAATGTTGGCAAAAATTAATGCTGATATAAAATCGATCTTAATTCCTAGAGTTATTGCTAAATTACCTGAAAATCTTCAAAAATTATTTACAGATAACATTACGTATCATATAAACCCAACAGGTGTTTTTGTAATTGGTGGTCCTCATGGAGATACTGGTTTAACTGGTCGTAAAATTATTGTTGATACGTATGGTGGAAAAGGTGCTCATGGAGGAGGCGCATTTTCTGGAAAAGACCCAAGTAAAGTAGATAGATCTGGAGCGTATGCAACAAGACATATAGCTAAAAATTTAGTAGCTGCTGGTTTGTGTAAAGAAGTTTTAGTACAAGTTTCGTATGCAATTGGTGTTGCTAAACCAACAAGTATAAATGTAGAAACTTATGGAACAGCAACCATCAACAAAACTGATGGAGAAATTAGCAAAATAGTAGAAACTATTTTTGATATGCGTCCTTATTTTATCGAAAAAAGATTAAAATTAAGAACTCCTATTTATGCTGAAACTGCTGCTTATGGACACATGGGAAGAACTCCAGAAGTAAAAACGGTAACTTTTTCAAATCCTATGGGAGAAACTGTTTCTGAAGAAGTAGAAACTTTTACTTGGGAAAAATTAGATTATGTTGATACTATAAAAGAAGCTTTCAAATTGTAA
- a CDS encoding zinc-dependent metalloprotease produces the protein MTKKIFSRLLLVAFVFGFSANAEAQFWKKKKKEEPKKVAPKPKSKDGIEPYSKVVTKDHTTDEGLFKVHQKADTYLFEIPDSLLRREMLMVTRIAKTASNIGFGGGKTNTQVLRWEKKHKQILLRIVSHDVVADTLLPVHEAVVNSNLEPILFAFPIKAYSKDSTATVIDATELFSSDVKPLGFPDFYRRAYQATRMDKDRSYIDRVSSYPENIEIRHVKTYFANRAPSNSAVGSITLEMSNSMVLLPKVPMKRRYFDERVGWFARGQTDYGLADQRSKTVRYLDRWRLEVKDEDIEKFKRGELVEPKKQIVYYVDRATPKEWVPYIKQGINDWQVAFEAAGFKNAIIAKDPPSKEEDPDWSPEDVRYSVVRYLASPIPNANGPHVSDPRSGEILESDINWYHNVMTLLHNWFFIQTAAINPDARGNNFKTEVMGRLIQFVSSHEVGHTLGLPHNMGSSVAYPVDSLRSKSFTDKYSTAPSIMDYARFNYVAQPEDKGVALMPNIGVYDKYSISWGYRPILDKDAKEEKATLDAWIMKHAGDPMYRFGRQQRGVIDPSSQTEDLGDDAMKASMYGIKNLQRILPNLEKWTSEKGENYDELGTMYGQLLGQFNRYMGHVAGNIGGIYEYYKTSDQEGAVYTHVPKEHQREAVMFLNEQLFETPTWMLDKNIFGKIEFTGAVERIRSMQVRIMNAALSVDRMGRMIENETLNGDDAYNVITLFSDLRKGVWSELYNGKSIDTYRRNLQKAHIERLGFLLNDADDARGRGELGSVNANQSDIKSIARGELKRLQRDAKSASSRGNTLRRYHLQDVVDRIDMILEPK, from the coding sequence ATGACAAAAAAAATATTTTCGCGACTACTTTTAGTTGCATTTGTTTTTGGGTTTTCAGCCAATGCTGAAGCGCAATTTTGGAAGAAAAAAAAGAAAGAAGAACCAAAAAAAGTAGCTCCAAAACCAAAATCAAAAGACGGTATTGAACCTTACAGCAAGGTAGTTACAAAAGACCACACAACTGATGAAGGTTTATTTAAAGTTCATCAAAAAGCAGACACTTATTTATTTGAAATACCAGATTCTCTTTTAAGAAGAGAAATGTTAATGGTAACAAGAATCGCTAAAACCGCTAGTAATATTGGTTTTGGTGGTGGAAAAACCAACACACAAGTTTTACGTTGGGAAAAGAAACATAAACAAATTTTATTAAGAATTGTATCTCATGATGTAGTTGCAGATACTCTTTTACCAGTGCATGAAGCTGTGGTAAACTCTAATTTAGAGCCGATTTTATTTGCATTTCCTATAAAAGCATATAGTAAAGATTCTACAGCAACTGTAATTGATGCTACAGAACTATTTTCTTCGGATGTAAAGCCTTTAGGTTTTCCTGATTTTTATAGACGTGCATATCAAGCAACAAGAATGGATAAAGATCGCTCTTACATTGATAGAGTAAGCAGTTATCCTGAAAACATTGAAATTAGACACGTAAAAACATATTTTGCAAACAGAGCTCCTTCAAATAGTGCAGTAGGTTCTATTACTTTAGAAATGAGTAACTCTATGGTTTTATTACCTAAAGTACCTATGAAACGTAGATATTTTGATGAAAGAGTTGGTTGGTTTGCAAGAGGCCAAACTGATTATGGTTTAGCAGATCAAAGAAGTAAAACTGTTCGTTATTTAGATAGATGGCGTTTAGAAGTTAAGGATGAAGACATCGAAAAATTTAAAAGAGGTGAACTAGTTGAGCCTAAAAAACAAATTGTTTATTATGTAGATAGAGCAACTCCAAAAGAATGGGTTCCTTACATTAAACAAGGTATTAATGACTGGCAAGTAGCTTTTGAAGCAGCAGGTTTTAAAAATGCTATTATTGCTAAAGATCCTCCATCTAAAGAAGAAGATCCAGATTGGTCTCCAGAAGATGTACGTTATTCTGTAGTAAGATATTTAGCTTCTCCTATTCCAAATGCAAATGGTCCTCACGTAAGTGACCCTAGATCTGGAGAAATCTTAGAATCAGATATTAACTGGTACCATAATGTAATGACTTTATTACACAACTGGTTTTTTATCCAAACAGCAGCTATCAACCCAGATGCAAGAGGAAACAACTTTAAGACTGAAGTTATGGGACGTTTAATACAATTTGTATCTTCTCATGAAGTTGGTCATACTTTAGGTTTACCTCATAACATGGGTAGTTCTGTAGCATATCCAGTAGACTCTTTACGTTCTAAATCTTTTACAGATAAATATAGTACTGCTCCTTCAATTATGGATTATGCTCGTTTTAACTACGTAGCACAACCAGAAGATAAAGGTGTTGCTTTAATGCCAAATATTGGTGTGTATGATAAGTATTCAATTTCTTGGGGATATAGACCAATCTTAGACAAAGATGCTAAAGAAGAAAAAGCAACTTTAGATGCTTGGATTATGAAACATGCTGGAGACCCAATGTATCGTTTTGGACGTCAGCAAAGAGGTGTAATCGATCCAAGTTCTCAAACTGAGGATTTAGGTGATGATGCTATGAAAGCTTCTATGTATGGTATTAAAAACTTACAAAGAATTTTACCAAATTTAGAAAAGTGGACTTCTGAAAAAGGAGAAAATTATGATGAATTAGGTACAATGTATGGTCAATTATTAGGGCAATTTAATAGATATATGGGTCATGTTGCAGGTAATATTGGTGGTATTTACGAATATTATAAAACATCAGATCAAGAAGGAGCTGTTTATACACATGTACCAAAAGAGCATCAAAGAGAAGCTGTAATGTTTTTAAATGAGCAACTTTTTGAAACGCCAACTTGGATGTTAGATAAAAACATTTTTGGTAAAATTGAATTTACAGGGGCTGTTGAGAGAATTAGAAGTATGCAAGTTCGTATCATGAATGCTGCCTTAAGTGTAGACAGAATGGGTAGAATGATTGAAAACGAAACTTTAAATGGTGATGATGCCTACAATGTTATAACCTTATTTTCTGATTTACGCAAAGGAGTTTGGTCTGAATTGTACAATGGAAAATCTATTGATACCTATAGAAGAAACTTACAGAAAGCTCATATAGAACGTTTAGGATTTTTACTAAACGATGCTGATGATGCTAGAGGACGTGGAGAATTAGGTTCTGTAAATGCAAACCAATCTGACATTAAATCGATTGCAAGAGGCGAATTGAAACGTTTACAACGTGATGCAAAATCTGCTTCATCAAGAGGAAACACTTTAAGACGTTACCACTTACAAGATGTTGTAGATAGAATTGACATGATTTTAGAGCCTAAATAA
- a CDS encoding carboxypeptidase-like regulatory domain-containing protein has protein sequence MKKKYLLYLTFFFLSINIFSQNKEIVFQILDEKEKKPISYATIILQELKRGTHADLDGFFKIPEKYLETISIKISAIGYTTKELKLSDFKKNAINKIFLKPFVDNLTEILIVSSKKKVNLSAKSIVKKSIENILENYPIKPHSYIGYYRDYQQPTNTKYQKTRKLGTNPKYINLNEGIVESFDQGFQTNKLMHEKNQTTLYKFKVNEDFLIDSLLKIPYDNKANKFLKDFSITPFGGNELNILNITNAIRNHDTQSFSFVDVLDKNFVENHTFYMQSTKNMNGISLYEISFKSQKEKTSFDYSANGKIFIAKNDFSIYKIDYTIFYKNDKKPQYSVLLEYLPKGDKMFLNYMMFNNLFTIKSTDYLKLEGVSYINKQNVFNLFFNKPILESSLKPISRNIKVYYKNKRLKIKSFRLGKGSQKRILLNIDRRQLIKMGILNNNITEKELNENLRFELKNIKALNGMIVNDPTTFEFYQYREFFVQEVFENKNLPIDGNFIDKILPISKATENPMNFKNEYWLNSPLKNAYKIE, from the coding sequence ATGAAAAAAAAATATTTACTTTATTTAACTTTCTTCTTTTTGAGTATCAATATTTTTTCACAAAATAAAGAGATTGTTTTTCAAATTTTAGATGAAAAAGAAAAAAAACCAATTTCTTATGCAACAATTATTCTACAAGAATTAAAAAGAGGAACTCATGCAGATTTAGATGGTTTTTTTAAAATTCCTGAAAAATATTTAGAAACTATATCTATCAAAATTTCTGCTATAGGGTATACTACAAAAGAACTGAAACTTTCAGATTTCAAAAAAAATGCAATCAATAAAATATTTTTAAAACCTTTTGTAGATAATCTTACTGAAATACTGATTGTTTCATCAAAAAAGAAAGTGAATTTAAGTGCAAAGTCGATTGTTAAAAAGTCGATTGAAAATATTCTAGAAAACTATCCTATAAAACCACATTCTTACATCGGCTATTACAGGGATTATCAGCAACCAACAAACACTAAATATCAAAAAACAAGAAAACTTGGTACGAATCCTAAATACATCAATTTGAATGAAGGAATTGTTGAGTCTTTTGACCAAGGATTTCAAACGAACAAGTTAATGCACGAAAAAAACCAAACAACACTTTATAAATTTAAAGTTAATGAAGATTTTTTAATAGACTCTTTATTAAAAATTCCATACGACAATAAAGCTAATAAATTTTTAAAAGATTTTTCTATAACGCCATTTGGAGGAAATGAGTTAAACATTTTAAATATTACGAATGCTATAAGAAATCACGATACACAATCATTTTCGTTTGTAGATGTTTTAGATAAAAATTTTGTTGAAAATCATACTTTTTATATGCAAAGCACAAAAAACATGAATGGAATTTCGCTTTATGAAATTTCGTTTAAATCTCAAAAAGAGAAAACAAGTTTTGATTATAGTGCAAATGGTAAAATATTTATAGCTAAAAACGATTTCTCTATTTACAAAATAGACTATACTATATTTTATAAAAATGATAAAAAACCACAATATTCTGTCCTTTTAGAATATTTACCAAAAGGCGATAAAATGTTTTTAAACTACATGATGTTTAATAATCTCTTTACTATTAAAAGTACAGATTATTTAAAATTAGAAGGTGTAAGCTATATCAATAAACAAAACGTTTTTAATTTATTTTTTAATAAACCAATATTAGAAAGTTCTTTAAAACCAATTTCTAGAAATATTAAAGTGTATTATAAAAATAAAAGATTAAAAATTAAGAGTTTTCGTTTAGGAAAAGGATCACAAAAAAGAATTCTTTTAAATATAGATAGGAGGCAATTAATAAAAATGGGGATTTTAAATAACAATATAACTGAAAAAGAACTTAATGAAAACTTAAGGTTTGAATTGAAAAATATTAAAGCTCTAAATGGCATGATTGTAAATGATCCTACAACTTTTGAGTTTTATCAATATAGAGAATTTTTTGTACAAGAAGTTTTTGAAAATAAAAATTTACCAATAGATGGCAACTTTATAGATAAAATTTTACCAATTTCAAAAGCAACAGAAAATCCCATGAATTTTAAAAACGAATACTGGCTAAATTCACCCTTAAAAAACGCCTACAAAATTGAGTAA
- a CDS encoding tRNA-dihydrouridine synthase, with protein sequence MNHTLLSSPLQGFTDYKFRNAFHHFFGGIDTFYAPYIRLNGKLVIKNSYQKDILPENNSTLTVIPQIITNDVDEFLFVAKYVRELGYKELNWNLGCPYPMVTKQGMGSGLISDAEKINSILHKIHNESDILVSMKMRMGYETPEEILDVLPILDTYPLKNIAIHARIGKQLYKGGTDLEAFQKCLDNSKHKMYYNGDITSVAAFKKLQKRFTTIDHWMIGRGLIADPFLPSMIKNDTTEYPKNRFDIFQEFHERIYTEYDAALSGPTPIKMKMLGFWEYFSKSFTNPQKTYKKIKKAQNPKKYAIAVEEILKEAKNG encoded by the coding sequence ATGAATCACACACTATTATCTTCACCTCTTCAAGGATTTACAGATTATAAATTTAGAAATGCATTTCATCATTTTTTTGGTGGTATAGATACTTTTTATGCGCCTTATATTCGATTGAATGGGAAATTGGTGATTAAAAATTCCTATCAAAAAGATATTCTACCAGAAAATAACAGCACATTAACTGTAATTCCGCAAATAATTACCAATGATGTTGATGAGTTTTTATTCGTTGCTAAATATGTTAGAGAACTAGGCTATAAAGAATTAAACTGGAATTTAGGCTGTCCATATCCAATGGTTACCAAACAAGGAATGGGTTCTGGATTGATTAGCGATGCCGAAAAAATAAACAGTATTCTGCATAAAATTCACAATGAATCTGATATTCTTGTTTCCATGAAAATGAGAATGGGTTATGAAACACCCGAAGAAATTTTAGATGTTTTACCCATTTTAGATACCTATCCTTTAAAAAATATTGCTATTCATGCAAGAATAGGAAAACAATTGTACAAAGGAGGAACTGATTTGGAAGCTTTTCAGAAATGTTTGGATAACAGCAAACACAAAATGTATTATAATGGAGATATTACCTCTGTTGCTGCCTTTAAAAAATTACAAAAACGATTTACAACCATAGATCATTGGATGATTGGCAGAGGCTTAATTGCAGATCCTTTTTTACCAAGTATGATAAAAAATGACACCACTGAGTATCCAAAAAATAGATTTGATATTTTTCAAGAATTTCACGAACGTATTTACACTGAATATGATGCAGCACTTTCTGGGCCAACGCCTATAAAAATGAAAATGCTTGGCTTTTGGGAATACTTTTCTAAAAGTTTTACAAATCCGCAGAAAACCTATAAGAAAATTAAAAAAGCACAGAATCCTAAAAAATATGCAATTGCTGTTGAAGAGATTTTAAAGGAAGCTAAGAATGGGTAA